Proteins encoded together in one Prochlorococcus marinus str. MIT 9211 window:
- a CDS encoding RelA/SpoT family protein gives MLNATSKSNKEQVNLTSSLTVDGEPQLRTEPISSTEDYGIQLPDWLKTCILKVPPGLGDSCPRDSEALIANAFDLAFRLHKGQFRASGDPYIVHPVAVADLLQEIGAGPTVIAAGLLHDAIEDTDLTLEQLQSFFGNEVAGLVEGVTKLGGIHVTNRTEAQAENLRKMFLAMASDIRVVLVKLADRLHNMRTLDSLQSDKQQRIALETREIYAPLANRLGIGRFKWELEDLAFKLLEPDSYREIQQEVVTKRSEREKRLDKTIELLRTKLLAAGLTEYEINGRPKHLFGIWGKMERQQKEFHEIYDIAALRIIVPNLETCYRALAVVHDTFRPIPGRFKDYIGLPKPNGYQSLHTAVIGRHRPIEVQIRTPEMHQVAEFGIAAHWKYKEGGSPASGNTERFNWLRQLVEWQQEGGNDDHNDYLASIKEDLFDEEVFVFTPKGDVVGLRKGSTAIDFAYRIHSEVGNHCHGTRINDRLCPLSTSLCNGDFVEILTNKTAHPSLDWLNFVATPTARNRIRQWYKKSHRDETIDRGKSLLERDLGRKGFDALLRSQAMQKVAERCNVKSIDDLLAALGFGAITLQQVLNRLREEIRLQNISPEIHPTNSDVAKHFSSQAGSIPSKRSILNSSPILGIEGLDYRLGGCCSPLPGEEILGTVALGNHGITVHRENCVNLNSIPNSRRLPVKWNQSSYLQDQKFTTQLRIEVIDRVGILKDILLRLSDSGINVSDARVKTAFGKPACIDLRIELKDAEQLKNTMRQIRSMADVIDIARTGLN, from the coding sequence ATGTTAAATGCCACTTCAAAATCAAATAAAGAACAGGTCAACTTGACCTCTAGCTTGACAGTGGATGGTGAACCTCAACTTAGAACTGAACCCATCAGTAGCACAGAGGACTACGGGATTCAATTACCTGATTGGTTAAAAACTTGTATTTTAAAAGTACCTCCAGGGTTGGGGGATAGTTGCCCTAGAGATTCAGAAGCATTAATTGCAAATGCATTTGACTTGGCTTTTCGCCTTCACAAAGGTCAATTCCGTGCAAGTGGTGATCCATACATAGTTCATCCTGTTGCAGTTGCAGACTTGTTACAAGAGATAGGAGCAGGACCGACGGTTATAGCTGCAGGATTACTTCATGATGCAATTGAAGATACAGATCTAACTCTGGAACAATTACAAAGTTTTTTTGGTAATGAAGTAGCTGGATTAGTAGAAGGAGTAACCAAGCTAGGAGGAATTCACGTAACCAATAGAACAGAAGCTCAAGCAGAAAACTTGAGAAAAATGTTTCTTGCTATGGCTAGTGACATCAGAGTTGTACTTGTAAAGCTTGCTGACAGGCTCCACAATATGCGGACCCTAGACTCGCTCCAATCTGATAAACAGCAACGTATTGCGTTAGAAACTCGCGAAATATATGCCCCATTAGCGAACCGTTTAGGGATAGGACGTTTTAAATGGGAATTAGAAGACCTTGCCTTCAAACTCCTTGAACCTGATTCTTATAGAGAAATTCAGCAAGAAGTAGTGACCAAAAGAAGCGAAAGAGAAAAACGCCTGGACAAAACAATAGAGCTACTACGAACCAAGTTACTTGCAGCAGGTCTTACGGAATATGAGATTAATGGTAGACCAAAACATCTATTTGGTATTTGGGGCAAAATGGAACGTCAACAAAAAGAATTTCATGAAATTTACGATATAGCAGCTCTTCGAATCATCGTTCCTAACCTCGAAACATGCTACAGAGCCCTAGCAGTTGTTCATGATACTTTCCGCCCTATCCCTGGTCGTTTTAAAGACTATATTGGCCTACCAAAACCCAATGGCTACCAATCATTGCATACAGCCGTCATTGGACGCCATAGACCAATTGAAGTGCAAATAAGAACGCCAGAAATGCATCAAGTAGCTGAGTTCGGAATAGCAGCTCACTGGAAATATAAAGAAGGTGGCTCCCCAGCATCAGGAAACACAGAACGGTTTAATTGGCTTCGTCAGCTAGTTGAATGGCAACAAGAAGGCGGCAATGATGATCATAATGACTATCTAGCTTCAATAAAGGAAGACTTATTTGATGAAGAGGTGTTTGTATTTACACCAAAAGGTGATGTGGTCGGACTCAGAAAAGGCTCCACAGCAATTGACTTTGCATATCGGATTCATTCTGAAGTTGGTAATCATTGCCACGGAACCCGCATTAACGATAGGTTATGCCCCTTATCAACTTCTTTATGCAATGGAGACTTTGTCGAAATTCTTACCAACAAGACTGCCCATCCTAGTCTTGACTGGCTTAATTTTGTAGCCACTCCGACTGCCCGCAATCGCATAAGGCAATGGTATAAGAAAAGTCATCGGGATGAGACTATAGATCGTGGGAAAAGCTTGCTAGAAAGAGATTTAGGTCGGAAAGGGTTTGATGCATTACTACGTAGTCAGGCGATGCAAAAAGTTGCTGAGCGTTGTAATGTAAAGTCAATAGATGATCTTCTAGCAGCTCTTGGATTTGGCGCAATAACTTTGCAACAAGTACTAAATCGTTTACGAGAAGAAATACGTCTTCAAAATATATCCCCAGAAATACATCCGACAAACTCTGATGTCGCCAAACACTTTTCAAGTCAAGCAGGATCAATACCTTCTAAAAGGTCTATTTTGAATTCTTCTCCAATTCTTGGGATAGAAGGCTTGGACTATCGCTTGGGTGGCTGCTGTAGCCCATTACCTGGAGAAGAAATATTAGGAACTGTTGCCTTAGGTAATCATGGTATTACAGTACATCGAGAAAATTGTGTTAATCTAAATTCAATACCGAATAGTAGGAGATTACCAGTCAAATGGAATCAAAGTTCATATCTACAAGATCAGAAATTCACAACGCAATTAAGGATTGAAGTAATTGATCGGGTGGGGATTTTGAAAGATATTTTACTGCGACTATCTGATAGTGGGATTAATGTAAGTGATGCTCGAGTAAAGACAGCTTTTGGGAAACCTGCATGTATTGATCTAAGAATTGAATTGAAAGATGCAGAGCAATTAAAAAACACAATGCGCCAAATTCGTTCAATGGCCGATGTAATTGATATTGCTCGGACTGGTCTTAATTAA
- a CDS encoding ABC transporter ATP-binding protein, with protein sequence MTSSLGDVLNIQNLRVCYPNTSKWVLDRFNLNIRAGERVALIGSSGSGKSTVAKALMQILPSGSICQGSLLVAGQDLMNLEPKSLVQLRGELVGLVFQDPMSRLNPLMTIGDHILDTLKAHRPEKTSSWRRFRAEELLIKVGINPARFNAFPHQFSGGMRQRLAIALAIALNPPLVIADEPTSSLDVAVANQVMRELNNLCNELGTSLLLITHDLALAARWCERMAILGEGNIVEEGFSRDVVEQPLSLLGKSLVGAVKAREQKSLKSQIEGKVVLKVDRLRCWHAGGWLPWQTNWIKAVDEVSFSLLQGETLGVVGVSGCGKSTLCRALVGLLPIRGGDVMLFGQNLARLNRSSVKQARQALQMIFQDPFGSMNPKMTVLDTISDPLLAHNLCNKASAKEQSRKLLDQVGLSPPENFQHRLPHELSGGQQQRVAIARALALTPKVLICDESVSMLDAEMQADVLNLLSSLQKKLGLAILFITHDLSVAHSFCHRLIVLDKGKIVEEGLSHQIFNKPQNELTKTLVSACPRIKSFN encoded by the coding sequence ATGACTAGTTCTTTAGGGGATGTTTTAAATATTCAAAACTTGAGGGTTTGTTATCCCAACACTTCTAAATGGGTATTGGATCGCTTCAATTTAAATATTCGAGCTGGAGAACGTGTTGCTCTCATTGGTAGCTCAGGGTCTGGGAAAAGTACTGTTGCTAAGGCTTTAATGCAAATTCTTCCTTCAGGGAGTATCTGTCAAGGTTCTCTATTAGTTGCTGGACAAGATCTCATGAACTTAGAGCCTAAAAGCTTGGTTCAACTTAGAGGAGAGTTGGTTGGTTTGGTTTTTCAAGATCCAATGAGTCGCCTGAATCCATTAATGACAATTGGAGATCATATCTTGGATACATTAAAGGCACATAGACCAGAGAAGACTTCTTCTTGGCGCAGATTTCGGGCTGAAGAATTGTTGATAAAAGTTGGGATCAATCCTGCTCGTTTCAATGCTTTTCCTCATCAATTTAGTGGTGGCATGCGTCAACGATTAGCCATTGCTTTGGCAATTGCTTTGAATCCACCTTTAGTCATTGCAGATGAGCCTACTTCTAGCTTGGATGTCGCAGTGGCAAACCAGGTAATGAGAGAGTTGAACAACCTTTGCAATGAACTTGGCACTAGTCTCTTATTAATTACCCATGACCTTGCTCTGGCAGCCAGATGGTGTGAACGCATGGCAATCCTTGGGGAAGGCAATATAGTTGAGGAAGGTTTCAGTAGAGATGTTGTAGAGCAGCCATTATCTTTGCTGGGGAAGAGCTTGGTTGGTGCTGTTAAAGCGCGAGAACAAAAATCTTTAAAGTCTCAAATTGAGGGAAAAGTTGTATTAAAGGTTGATCGATTGCGATGTTGGCATGCTGGGGGTTGGTTGCCTTGGCAAACTAATTGGATTAAAGCTGTTGATGAAGTTAGTTTTTCTTTGCTACAAGGGGAAACATTAGGAGTAGTAGGAGTATCAGGCTGTGGGAAGAGCACTTTGTGTAGAGCCCTCGTGGGCTTGTTGCCTATCAGAGGAGGTGATGTGATGTTGTTTGGGCAAAATTTAGCAAGATTAAATAGGTCCTCTGTTAAACAAGCTAGACAGGCATTACAGATGATCTTTCAGGATCCTTTTGGTTCTATGAATCCCAAGATGACAGTTTTAGACACCATCTCCGATCCACTACTTGCTCATAATTTATGCAATAAAGCAAGTGCAAAAGAGCAATCAAGAAAGCTGTTGGATCAAGTAGGTTTAAGCCCACCTGAAAACTTTCAACACCGTTTACCTCATGAACTTTCTGGTGGTCAGCAACAAAGAGTTGCGATTGCGCGTGCTCTTGCTTTGACTCCCAAGGTACTTATTTGTGATGAAAGTGTGAGTATGCTAGATGCTGAAATGCAAGCAGATGTCCTAAATTTATTGAGCTCACTGCAAAAAAAACTTGGATTAGCAATTCTTTTTATCACGCATGATTTATCGGTTGCCCATAGCTTTTGCCATAGGTTGATTGTTTTAGATAAGGGAAAAATTGTTGAAGAAGGTTTGTCACATCAGATATTTAATAAACCTCAGAATGAACTTACTAAAACACTAGTTAGTGCTTGCCCAAGGATTAAATCCTTTAATTGA
- a CDS encoding RluA family pseudouridine synthase, with translation MEDSTKQCFGEGEGELVILHYPKPLPMRLDRWLVSQRSEQSRARIQKFINEGLVKVNEKIGKAKTPLRQGDEIKLWLPPPEPLPYLKPEKISLDILYEDKYLIVINKQAGIAVHPAPGNKFGTLVNGLLHHCNDLPGISGKLRPGIVHRLDKDTTGCIVVAKTQEALVNLQKQIQTRVASRIYLAIVHGVPKGDKGTIIGAIGRHPVDRKKYAVVTNEMARYACTHWELKERLGDYSLLSFKLDTGRTHQIRVHCAHFGHPILGDQTYSRCKKLPNGVSSQVLHAVKLGLKHPHNNETMLFEAPLPNTFKNVLTRLQKRLITNDNNS, from the coding sequence ATGGAAGATAGTACTAAGCAATGCTTTGGCGAAGGAGAAGGAGAACTAGTAATCCTCCATTATCCCAAGCCACTTCCAATGAGACTTGATCGCTGGCTAGTGAGTCAAAGGTCAGAACAAAGTCGTGCACGTATTCAGAAATTTATTAATGAAGGATTAGTCAAAGTGAATGAAAAAATAGGTAAGGCAAAAACACCTCTTAGGCAAGGAGACGAAATTAAACTATGGCTACCACCACCCGAGCCACTCCCATATCTGAAACCAGAAAAAATTAGCTTGGACATATTATATGAAGACAAATATTTAATCGTAATAAATAAGCAAGCAGGCATAGCCGTCCATCCTGCACCAGGAAATAAATTCGGTACGTTAGTCAATGGCTTACTCCATCATTGCAATGATCTCCCAGGAATTAGTGGAAAACTTAGGCCAGGAATTGTACATCGTCTAGATAAAGACACAACAGGCTGCATTGTGGTTGCAAAGACACAAGAAGCATTAGTGAATCTACAGAAACAAATTCAGACACGAGTCGCATCTAGGATTTACCTTGCTATTGTTCATGGCGTACCCAAGGGAGACAAGGGGACAATCATTGGAGCAATAGGACGGCATCCAGTCGATCGAAAAAAATACGCCGTTGTAACCAATGAGATGGCCAGATATGCTTGTACTCATTGGGAGCTTAAAGAAAGACTTGGCGATTACTCACTCCTAAGCTTCAAATTAGATACAGGGAGAACTCATCAAATCCGTGTACATTGTGCCCATTTTGGTCACCCCATCCTTGGAGACCAAACATATAGTCGCTGCAAAAAATTGCCTAATGGAGTCTCCAGTCAAGTTTTACATGCTGTTAAACTTGGTCTAAAGCATCCACATAACAATGAAACAATGCTTTTTGAAGCACCATTGCCCAATACATTTAAAAATGTTTTGACTCGATTACAAAAGAGACTAATTACTAATGACAATAATTCATAG
- the ylqF gene encoding ribosome biogenesis GTPase YlqF: MISPLIQWYPGHIAKAEKQLKKHIDKVDLVIEVRDARIPISTSHPHLEKWITNKKHLLVINRRDMITNKAIKEWDQWFKSEGKTPWWCNAKNGNGVAMIKEAAIRLGDELNERRKSRGMRSRAVRALTLGFPNVGKSALINRLTMQKVVESSRRAGVTKSLRWVRLGQQLDLLDAPGVLPPRLENQKAALLLAICDDIGQAAYDVESVGIAFLRLLSALEETYSGFNKESLKERYGIALENCEPNVHDWLANSASVHTSDDLRRMAQKLLDDFRKLLLGQISLELPK; encoded by the coding sequence ATGATTTCCCCTCTTATTCAATGGTATCCAGGCCACATTGCTAAGGCAGAAAAGCAGCTAAAGAAGCATATCGATAAAGTAGATCTCGTAATAGAAGTACGAGATGCTCGTATACCAATATCAACTTCACATCCTCATCTTGAAAAATGGATCACCAATAAAAAGCATTTATTAGTGATTAATCGTAGAGACATGATTACAAATAAAGCTATTAAAGAATGGGATCAGTGGTTTAAGTCTGAAGGGAAAACTCCATGGTGGTGTAATGCCAAAAATGGAAATGGCGTAGCCATGATCAAAGAAGCAGCTATTAGACTAGGGGATGAATTGAACGAGCGCCGTAAATCAAGAGGAATGAGAAGTCGTGCAGTAAGAGCTCTTACACTGGGCTTCCCAAATGTTGGCAAATCTGCTCTAATCAATAGGCTAACCATGCAAAAAGTTGTTGAGAGTTCGCGTCGAGCAGGAGTAACAAAATCTCTTCGTTGGGTCAGGCTTGGTCAACAGCTTGATCTATTAGATGCTCCTGGTGTATTGCCACCACGATTAGAGAACCAAAAAGCTGCACTGCTACTTGCTATATGCGATGACATTGGTCAAGCAGCGTATGATGTTGAATCGGTAGGGATAGCCTTTTTAAGGCTCCTAAGTGCTCTTGAAGAAACATATTCTGGTTTCAACAAAGAATCTCTTAAGGAACGCTATGGAATTGCTCTAGAAAACTGTGAGCCCAATGTCCATGACTGGTTGGCTAATTCAGCGAGTGTACACACTTCAGACGACTTGAGAAGAATGGCACAGAAATTATTAGATGACTTCCGCAAATTATTACTTGGCCAAATTTCTCTTGAACTTCCTAAATAA
- a CDS encoding phosphoglycerate kinase gives MAKRSLSSLSAEELCGKRVFVRVDFNVPVNAEGDITDDTRIRAALPTIKDLIDKGARVILSAHFGRPKGQVNDAMRLTPVAQRLSELLGHTVIKTDSCIGSDAQAKAQSLNNGDVMLLENVRFIQGEEKNDPDFAKELSELAEVYVNDAFGAAHRAHASTEGVTKFLSPNVAGYLMEKELQYLQGAIDSPKRPLAAIVGGSKVSSKIGVLESLIDKCDKVLIGGGMIFTFYKARGLSVGKSLVEDDKLELAKALEEKAKSKGVELLLPTDVVLADNFSPDANSQIAQINSIPEGWMGLDIGPDSVKLFQDALEDCQTVIWNGPMGVFEFDKFANGTNSIATTLSVLSQKGCCTIIGGGDSVAAVEKAGLADKMSHISTGGGASLELLEGKTLPGVAALDELD, from the coding sequence ATGGCAAAGCGTTCTCTCTCTAGTCTCAGCGCAGAGGAGCTATGCGGTAAGCGAGTTTTTGTGAGAGTTGATTTCAATGTCCCAGTAAATGCTGAAGGTGATATAACTGATGACACAAGAATTCGTGCTGCTCTACCAACAATTAAAGATTTAATAGATAAAGGTGCGCGAGTTATCCTTTCTGCTCATTTCGGACGTCCCAAAGGCCAAGTTAATGATGCTATGCGACTTACTCCAGTTGCTCAAAGGTTGAGTGAATTATTAGGTCACACTGTTATTAAAACAGATAGTTGTATTGGGTCAGATGCTCAAGCAAAGGCTCAAAGCTTAAATAATGGAGATGTGATGCTTTTAGAAAATGTCCGATTTATTCAAGGCGAGGAAAAAAATGACCCAGATTTTGCTAAAGAATTATCTGAGTTGGCAGAAGTTTACGTTAATGATGCTTTTGGAGCTGCTCATAGGGCCCATGCATCTACTGAAGGAGTAACGAAATTTCTTAGCCCTAATGTTGCAGGATATTTGATGGAGAAGGAGCTTCAGTATTTACAAGGTGCAATCGATTCACCAAAGAGACCCTTGGCTGCAATAGTTGGTGGGTCAAAAGTGAGTAGCAAGATTGGTGTACTGGAATCATTAATTGATAAATGTGACAAGGTTCTTATCGGTGGAGGTATGATCTTTACTTTCTATAAAGCTAGAGGTTTATCTGTGGGGAAAAGCTTGGTTGAAGATGACAAGCTTGAACTTGCGAAAGCACTTGAAGAAAAGGCTAAATCAAAAGGTGTTGAGTTACTTTTGCCTACGGATGTTGTGTTGGCTGACAATTTCTCTCCAGATGCAAATAGTCAAATAGCTCAAATAAATTCTATCCCTGAAGGTTGGATGGGGCTAGACATTGGCCCTGATTCAGTAAAACTCTTTCAAGATGCTTTAGAGGATTGTCAGACAGTCATTTGGAATGGTCCTATGGGTGTTTTTGAATTTGATAAGTTTGCTAATGGTACAAACTCTATAGCAACTACTTTGTCTGTATTAAGTCAGAAAGGTTGTTGCACAATTATTGGTGGTGGCGATTCAGTTGCTGCTGTAGAAAAAGCAGGCTTGGCAGATAAAATGTCCCATATCTCTACAGGAGGTGGAGCTAGTCTTGAGTTGCTTGAGGGGAAAACACT